The following proteins are co-located in the Candidatus Zixiibacteriota bacterium genome:
- a CDS encoding IS481 family transposase — translation MKKAYESQGLDGLKEKTRRKPCHKNRVAPEIEEAVLLMTYEYPAYGQLRASNELRKQGVLISSGGIRSIWLRHGLETFKKRLKALEEKAAKEGIVYTEEQLRVLEQARKERETVPDEIETHHPGYLIAQDTFYVGYLKGVGRIYQQTVIDTYSSVAFAKLYTAKVPLTAADVLNDKVVPFYDEQGVDILRVLTDRGTEFCGRLDKHPYQLYLQLHEIEHTRTKARHPQTNGICERFHKTILDEFYKSIFRRKIFSSIEELQTELDQWMIHYNQERTHQGKRCQGRTPMQTFIDGKHLAQKANLENEDNLVA, via the coding sequence ATCAAGAAAGCCTATGAGAGTCAAGGATTAGATGGACTCAAAGAAAAGACCCGCCGTAAACCATGCCATAAGAATCGAGTAGCCCCGGAGATTGAAGAGGCAGTGCTTTTGATGACCTATGAGTACCCAGCCTATGGACAACTGCGAGCCTCGAATGAATTACGTAAACAGGGTGTTCTGATATCCTCGGGTGGAATCAGGTCGATCTGGTTGCGTCATGGTCTGGAGACCTTCAAGAAGCGTCTGAAAGCACTGGAGGAGAAGGCCGCCAAGGAAGGAATCGTTTATACCGAGGAACAGCTTCGTGTCCTGGAACAGGCTCGTAAAGAGCGTGAGACGGTCCCCGATGAAATCGAGACTCACCATCCGGGCTACCTGATAGCCCAGGATACCTTTTATGTCGGTTATCTCAAAGGCGTAGGACGAATCTATCAGCAGACCGTGATTGACACCTACTCATCAGTGGCTTTTGCCAAGCTGTACACCGCCAAGGTTCCCTTGACCGCCGCTGATGTCTTAAATGACAAGGTAGTGCCTTTCTATGATGAACAGGGAGTTGATATTCTGCGAGTTCTGACTGATCGAGGCACGGAGTTCTGTGGCCGGCTTGACAAACATCCCTACCAGCTCTATCTTCAGCTGCACGAGATTGAGCATACCAGGACCAAAGCCAGACATCCACAGACCAACGGAATCTGTGAACGCTTCCATAAGACAATCCTGGATGAGTTCTATAAATCGATCTTTAGAAGGAAGATATTTTCCTCGATTGAGGAATTACAGACTGAGTTGGATCAATGGATGATTCATTACAATCAGGAACGAACTCATCAAGGCAAGAGGTGTCAAGGTAGAACACCGATGCAGACTTTTATTGACGGAAAACATCTGGCCCAAAAAGCCAATCTCGAAAATGAGGATAATCTGGTAGCCTAA